CTGTGTTGGCGAAAACAGCTATACAGCCCATAAGAGCGATTCTGCAGAGAATGTTACTGCCTGCGCCAGACTAGCGAATGCACAATGTCCTACGGAGGTATACATCTTAGACGTTACTTTGATCAATAGTAATACGGGCGCTGAACGGGCTATTCGATCCAAATACGCAGTAGGCTGCTCGGTGTTTGCTTAAAACGGCTACGCTCTTCCATTCATTTAACTCACAGAGGTGAATATTATGAACATGCAAAAGAAAATCTTGACTTTGACCCTAAGTGGAGTGTTAGTGGCTCTGAGTGTTGAACAGTCGGCTCTAGCCAGAGGCGGCAGCTCTAGCGGCAAAGTCTGGACTTATCTGAAGTCTTACAACTCTACCAATTACGATACCAATACCGGCAAACCCAAAAAACTGGCGTCAGGTTGCACCGTGCCCGACGGCATCATGGACAAGGTATTGAGGCTATTGCCTGAAGGTAATGCGCTGGCTATTGATTCTCCTTTATTTACGGAAGACACCCAAGCAAACATCCTGCTAAAAAAAGACGCCAATATCAAAGTAGCCTTTGTTGGTGAGGGAGCGGGCTACACCAATGCACTGGGTTTCTTTAGTTTCGACAAAACCAAGCTGACCAGTTTGACCAGTTCCTCTATCGTTGAAAAAATCGTATTCCCAAACTTTTCTGCGAAAAACTCAGGAGGCGATTTATCGCTTGGCGATACCGTCGATTTAGGTACAATCGCAGCCGGAAAGGGAGTCGGTTTTACGGTAGTATCGAATGGTTGGCAATCCAACCAGGTAAGATCGGATCGTACCGACAACCAGATATTTCGCACTGTTAAAAATCTTAATCCGGAGCCTAGCAGCCAAAAGCTGAATTACCATACCGTATTATTGTCGGATCCTGAATCGAAAGTTTTAGTTATCAGCATCGAAGACCTTAACCGTCAAAGTAGTTCGTACAACGATAATGGCTATGTTTCCGATAACGACTTCAACGATGCCATATTGGCAATCTGTGTCGATCCCTTCGACGCTATAGAGGGTGTCGATACGTTGATCAACATAGATACCGGTACTGAGGGAACATCCCCTACAGAAACTGATCCTACTCCTGATGGAACGGATGGAACTGAGAAGATCAAAGGTGCTGGTGGACGCCAAAGCTGGAGTGAACGTACCGTACCATCTTCCATGTAAGCCTTGTGGGCGATACGGTGAAGATCGCCAAAGTCGAGTTTTCTATTGTTTTAAAAGACAAATAGGCGTAGAAAATATTAATGTCATAAAGTTTAAATGTCTGCCTTGCTCATGGGTAACTCTAATTCAATATTTACACAAGGTTTTACTCTATTGGAACTGTTGGTAGTTGTTGCCATCATGGGTATTACCTTGGCTATTGGCGTACCTAGCTTGCAGTCTTTTATCGTCGACAATCGTTTAACAACATCGGCCAATGACATGCTTACTGCTTTGCAGGCCGCGCGTAGTGAAGCTACCAAACGTGTTAAATTTGCGGGCGTATCGATTAACGGTAATTCTTGGGAAGTCTTTGTGGAGAGTCAGGACAATGTAGTGCAACGATACAAGACTGCTACTAACATAAGTGTGGCGGTTGAGGGGAATTCCAATCCTATTTTCCGTCCGGAAGGTCGTTTAAATTCTGTGAATGTTATCACGATGACTTTTACCTCGACCGTTGGCTCCGCACAACGCACATTAACCATTGCCCCTTCGGGGAAAATTAAAATAACCAACCCGTAATTCAATGTCGTTAAGATAAGCCAATCCGGTCGCTTGATGGATTGGCAAAGCTCGCTTTGTCAATCGCCTTGATGAGTTGCAAAGCCAGCTTTGCAACTCTTTGGGGGAGCTAAACTTAACGGCATTGACCCGTAACCTGAATGGCAAAACTATTTAGGATATTCGCATCACGTTTAATTCAATGTTTATGAGAGCTTCTTTTCAAGGATTTACATTAATTGAGGCAATGATCACTATGGCAATCATTGGCATACTAGCCAGCATAGCCTATCCCACTTATATCGAACATATTAAAAAAGCCAAACGCGCCGAAGCACAAGCGGCACTTGTATCTCTCGCAAGCGCGATGGAATTATGGAAATTGAACAGTAATGGAGTCTATACGGATGGAGTCAACGATCCGACAGCGGCAGACATTCTCTCCGATCAAGTCCCCGTTTCTGGCGGAACTAAAATATACAGTTTGGAGATTGCTACTGTAACAGCCAGCGCTTACACTTTGAAAGCCACTTCCGTTGATGGTGACCGATGTGATGCGTTGACTTATACCAGCGCGGGCGAAAAAGGAGGAGGGGAACCGGATTGCTGGTAATTTGTACCGGGAGACCCAGGGCAATCGCCCGAACGCTTTATTGTTCAAGGCCGAACGGATGAGCGCGATGCCATTCGGATCGACGAGCCGGTTGGACCGTCCGGCCGGATCGTACAGAAGTCGAACAACGGAATGGGCTGAACCGGCGAATGGTCGTCCAAACTCATCGGCATCCGCGCTTTTTCGTTGATCTGATCCAGGGCGGTATAGCCGGTCAAATCGCAGATTTCGTCGCTCAAATGGCGCGGGTTTGCAGGTTGGCTTTGGAGCGATCCTGAATACGCCGTTCAAAATCCGCTTTGAATTCCACTGTTTGTGTTTTGCAGGACGGGAGTATGACGAGTGCAATGCGGGGGGAATGATGAAAAATCAACGTTATTTATTATAGAAGATCGAGGGATTTCTTTTGTCCAATTCTCAAATCGCTTGTCTGTGCGGATCGGGGCTCGGCTATGACCAATGCTGTCGGCAATACCATGACGACGAGGTATTTCCGGCCACCGCAGAAGCCTTGATGCGTTCCCGATTCACTGCCTATGCATTGCATGATG
The genomic region above belongs to Methylomicrobium agile and contains:
- a CDS encoding DUF4114 domain-containing protein — translated: MNMQKKILTLTLSGVLVALSVEQSALARGGSSSGKVWTYLKSYNSTNYDTNTGKPKKLASGCTVPDGIMDKVLRLLPEGNALAIDSPLFTEDTQANILLKKDANIKVAFVGEGAGYTNALGFFSFDKTKLTSLTSSSIVEKIVFPNFSAKNSGGDLSLGDTVDLGTIAAGKGVGFTVVSNGWQSNQVRSDRTDNQIFRTVKNLNPEPSSQKLNYHTVLLSDPESKVLVISIEDLNRQSSSYNDNGYVSDNDFNDAILAICVDPFDAIEGVDTLINIDTGTEGTSPTETDPTPDGTDGTEKIKGAGGRQSWSERTVPSSM
- a CDS encoding type IV pilin protein, with the protein product MFMRASFQGFTLIEAMITMAIIGILASIAYPTYIEHIKKAKRAEAQAALVSLASAMELWKLNSNGVYTDGVNDPTAADILSDQVPVSGGTKIYSLEIATVTASAYTLKATSVDGDRCDALTYTSAGEKGGGEPDCW
- a CDS encoding GspH/FimT family pseudopilin, with product MSALLMGNSNSIFTQGFTLLELLVVVAIMGITLAIGVPSLQSFIVDNRLTTSANDMLTALQAARSEATKRVKFAGVSINGNSWEVFVESQDNVVQRYKTATNISVAVEGNSNPIFRPEGRLNSVNVITMTFTSTVGSAQRTLTIAPSGKIKITNP